A region of Anticarsia gemmatalis isolate Benzon Research Colony breed Stoneville strain chromosome 10, ilAntGemm2 primary, whole genome shotgun sequence DNA encodes the following proteins:
- the LOC142976147 gene encoding uncharacterized protein LOC142976147 codes for MGDLKVLVGVALCLMAFSSMIEAQPQRVIASSSSAAASSASAVYYGDGGGRRKKNDKPEGGNTPGGRSGGGNQPTEKPGGGSGGSSDATEKPGSGSSGSSDPTEKPGSGNGGSSDSTEKPGDGSGGASKPTEKPSSGGMNTSSKPTEKPSSGGEATKKPADDEGEEGGDEEGGDGEGGDEEGGDGEGGDEEGGDEEGGDEEGGDEEGGDEEEGDEEGGDEEGGDDEEGDEEGGDEDEGDDEEGDEEGGDEEEGGDEEEEEGDGEGDEEGEGDEEDEEEEGGDEEEEGGDEEEGGEEGEGDEEGNCKEDEEWACDEEEECEEGEDDGECEEDGEGDEDGEDGGDDEDGGDGNDEDECEAGEEDGEGEGGEGCEEEDGEDGDEDEGDEDGEGDEDGEDGETECEEQDKDGECKDDGSDEGGSDESGSDESGSDESGSDESGSDESGSDESGSDENGGDESGDDGGDGEDKNDESGPCGKQDVEDEEEVDGDEIKEGDDGKEDEDDHMGCGCQG; via the exons ATGGGAGACTTGAAGGTTCTAGTTGGG GTGGCATTATGCCTTATGGCATTTTCGAGCATGATCGAGGCGCAACCCCAGCGGGTCATAGCCTCATCATCTTCTGCAGCGGCATCTTCTGCGTCTGCCGTCTACTACGGCGATGGTGGTGGAAGAAGAAAGAAGAATGACAAACCAGAAGGTGGGAACACACCTGGTGGTCGAAGTGGAGGTGGAAACCAACCAACTGAAAAACCGGGGGGTGGCAGTGGAGGAAGCAGTGATGCTACTGAAAAACCAGGAAGTGGTAGTAGCGGAAGCAGTGACCCTACTGAAAAACCTGGTAGTGGCAATGGAGGAAGTAGTGACTCTACTGAAAAACCAGGTGATGGCAGTGGAGGTGCCAGTAAACCTACAGAAAAGCCAAGTAGTGGAGGTATGAATACTAGCAGTAAACCGACTGAGAAGCCGAGTAGTGGTGGAGAAGCTACTAAGAAGCCTGCAGACGATGAGGGAGAAGAGGGCGGAGACGAAGAAGGCGGAGACGGAGAGGGCGGAGATGAAGAAGGCGGGGACGGAGAGGGCGGAGATGAAGAGGGCGGAGATGAAGAGGGAGGAGACGAAGAGGGAGGGGACGAAGAGGGCGGAGACGAAGAAGAGGGAGATGAAGAAGGCGGAGACGAAGAAGGTGGAGATGACGAGGAAGGAGATGAAGAGGGCGGAGACGAAGATGAAGGAGATGACGAGGAGGGAGATGAAGAGGGCGGAGACGAAGAAGAAGGTGGTGATGAAGAGGAAGAGGAGGGAGACGGCGAAGGTGACGAAGAAGGGGAAGGAGACGAGGAAGATGAAGAGGAGGAAGGAGGTGATGAAGAAGAAGAGGGAGGCGATGAAGAAGAAGGCGGTGAAGAGGGTGAAGGTGATGAAGAAGGAAATTGCAAAGAGGACGAAGAGTGGGCATGTGACGAGGAAGAAGAATGCGAAGAGGGTGAAGATGATGGAGAATGTGAAGAGGATGGTGAGGGTGATGAAGATGGTGAGGACGGAGGGGATGATGAGGATGGAGGAGATGGAAATGACGAAGATGAATGTGAAGCGGGTGAAGAGGACGGAGAGGGAGAAGGTGGTGAAGGATGTGAAGAAGAGGATGGCGAAGATGGAGATGAGGATGAAGGAGATGAAGACGGAGAAGGAGACGAAGATGGAGAAGACGGAGAAACGGAATGTGAAGAACAAGACAAAGATGGCGAATGTAAAGATGACGGAAGTGATGAGGGTGGTAGCGATGAAAGTGGTAGCGATGAGAGTGGTAGCGATGAGAGTGGGAGCGACGAAAGTGGTAGCGACGAAAGTGGTAGTGATGAAAGTGGGAGCGACGAAAATGGTGGTGATGAAAGCGGTGATGACGGTGGTGATGGTGAAGATAAAAACGATGAAAGCGGTCCTTGTGGTAAACAAGATGTAGAAGATGAAGAAGAAGTTGATGGTGATGAAATAAAAGAAGGAGATGATGGAAAGGAGGATGAAGATGATCATATGGGTTGTGGATGTCAAGGTTaa